A portion of the Choristoneura fumiferana chromosome 6, NRCan_CFum_1, whole genome shotgun sequence genome contains these proteins:
- the LOC141429278 gene encoding cytochrome P450 9e2-like, translated as MWLVALLVLCLLCYSWWRLQYFGSRGVCTLPPLPLFGNLTAITFGRENFVESIAAGYNAFKDERYFGIYQYHIPTLVPRDPELIRRIMVADFASFSDRGVHIDEDCDPLFGRNLIMLRGSKWRSMRAALTPAFSASRCRSMAPLMATCADSVLKYLRARIQDAEELDVNEITTSYVNDVIASCAFGFAVDSLEDPGNCIFRLANRAVVQDTTQIMKFFGYENMKTIMQLLNVKIINTSDAEQFGHLFKSALNARREKQAESRPDFIQTLVDAAQGKLKEPSSENFSDDDLVAQAVLFYVAGYDTTANLINYFLYEMALNPKVQERLQDELDRLPGTHDIKETYDNVQRLDYMEMCVNEVLRLWPLVGAADRRSVARYDFGPSHAGSKDNFIADAGIHIWLPIYSLHHDERYWENPNVCDPERFAPHNKSDIKPYSYMPFGTGPRHCIGSRFAVTAAKVFLSQFFSHYSTGGGDASRKLDPRAFILRPKHGFKLTVMSRNKNKWSC; from the exons atgTGGCTAGTGGCGTTACTAGTGTTGTGCCTGTTGTGTTATTCGTGGTGGCGGTTACAGTATTTCGGTTCGCGAGGGGTGTGCACTCTCCCGCCCTTACCGCTTTTCGGGAATCTGACAGCTATCACATTTGGGAGAGAGAACTTCGTTGAATCAATTGCGGCTGGCTACAACGCCTTTAAAGATGAACG ATATTTCGGTATCTACCAATACCACATCCCAACACTGGTCCCCCGGGACCCGGAGCTCATACGCCGCATCATGGTGGCCGACTTTGCCTCCTTCAGCGACAGAGGGGTCCATATCGACGAGGACTGTGACCCACTGTTTGGACGAAACCTGATTATGTTAAGAG GTTCAAAATGGCGGTCGATGCGTGCCGCGCTGACTCCGGCCTTCTCCGCGTCGCGCTGCCGCAGCATGGCGCCACTGATGGCCACGTGTGCTGACTCTGTACTCAAGTACTTGCGCGCGCGCATCCAGGACGCAGAGGAGTTGGACGTCAATGAG ATTACGACATCATACGTCAATGACGTGATCGCCTCCTGCGCCTTTGGCTTCGCCGTGGACTCCCTGGAGGACCCTGGCAACTGCATCTTCCGGCTTGCGAACCGCGCAGTCGTGCAGGATACTACGCAAATCATGAAGTTCTTCGGGTACGAGAATATGAAGACTATCATGCAG CTGTTAAacgtcaaaataataaatacaagcgACGCAGAGCAATTTGGTCATCTGTTCAAGTCGGCTCTTAACGCGCGACGAGAGAAGCAAGCTGAGTCCCGACCCGACTTCATACAAACCCTAGTGGACGCCGCTCAAG GCAAGCTGAAGGAGCCGAGCAGCGAAA acTTTTCTGACGACGATTTAGTAGCTCAAGCCGTATTATTTTATGTGGCGGGTTACGACACTACGGCCAATCTGATAAACTACTTCCTCTACGAAATGGCCCTCAACCCCAAAGTACAAGAAAGACTGCAAGACGAGCTGGATCGGCTACCAGGAACACATGACATCAAAGAGACGTACGACAACGTACAGCGGCTAGATTACATGGAAATGTGCGTCAATG AGGTGTTAAGGCTGTGGCCGTTGGTAGGCGCAGCGGATCGGCGGTCAGTAGCGCGGTATGATTTTGGGCCGTCGCACGCTGGCAGCAAAGATAATTTTATC GCAGACGCAGGCATCCACATATGGCTTCCCATATATTCTTTGCACCACGACGAGCGATACTGGGAAAACCCAAACGTGTGTGATCCGGAGCGATTCGCGCCACATAACAAAAGTGACATCAAGCCTTATTCGTATATGCCATTTGGAACTGGCCCTAGACATTGTATTG GGTCTCGTTTTGCAGTGACGGCCGCCAAAGTGTTCCTGTCGCAGTTTTTCAGCCATTACAGTACCGGAGGAGGAGATGCTTCGAGAAAGCTTGATCCTAGAGCGTTCATATTGCGACCCAAACATGGATTCAAACTTACAGTGATGTCTAGAAATAAGAATAAATGGTCGTGTTAG